In Morganella morganii, the following are encoded in one genomic region:
- the glmS gene encoding methylaspartate mutase subunit S, translating into MQKPTIVIGVIGADCHAVGNKVLDRVFSQHNFNVINLGVMVSQDEYIDAAIETGAQAIVVSSIYGHGEVDCLGMRERCIERGLGEILLYVGGNLVIGKQEPAEIEKKFSDMGFNRVFFPSTDLEYVCDVMKKDIEKSPARKEGMTA; encoded by the coding sequence ATGCAGAAGCCTACCATTGTTATTGGTGTAATTGGTGCCGATTGCCATGCCGTCGGTAACAAAGTTTTAGATCGCGTGTTTTCCCAGCACAATTTTAATGTGATTAACCTGGGTGTCATGGTCAGCCAGGACGAATATATCGACGCCGCTATTGAAACCGGCGCGCAGGCAATCGTTGTTTCCTCTATTTACGGTCACGGCGAAGTGGACTGTTTAGGTATGCGTGAGCGCTGCATCGAACGTGGTCTGGGCGAAATTCTGCTGTATGTCGGCGGTAACCTGGTTATCGGTAAACAGGAACCGGCTGAAATCGAGAAAAAATTCAGCGACATGGGCTTTAACCGCGTGTTCTTCCCGAGCACTGACCTGGAATACGTCTGCGATGTCATGAAAAAAGACATTGAAAAAAGCCCGGCCCGCAAAGAAGGAATGACCGCGTAA
- a CDS encoding cobalt-precorrin-8 methylmutase, whose product MSYIQQPQEIEKNSFLIIDDIIRETRPEYRFASDDHAAIIKRAIHTTADFDWLDILHFSDGVIEILRDGIMRGCTIYTDTTMALSGINKTRLAKYGSECRCYVSDPRVVAAAKEQQMTRSMAAVDIAMQEPGEKIFVFGNAPTALFRVLEHTEKPVAVVGVPVGFVGAAESKDALAESSLPCIAALGRKGGSNVAAAIINAILYRMPEA is encoded by the coding sequence ATGAGTTACATACAACAGCCGCAGGAAATCGAAAAAAACAGTTTTCTGATCATTGATGACATTATCCGCGAAACACGGCCGGAATACCGTTTCGCCAGTGATGATCACGCGGCAATTATCAAACGCGCTATCCATACCACTGCCGATTTTGACTGGCTGGATATCCTGCATTTTTCTGACGGTGTGATTGAAATCCTCCGTGACGGCATTATGCGCGGCTGCACTATTTATACCGATACCACTATGGCACTGTCCGGGATCAACAAAACCCGCCTGGCGAAATACGGTTCAGAGTGCCGCTGCTATGTCAGCGACCCGCGTGTGGTCGCTGCCGCCAAAGAGCAGCAGATGACCCGCTCTATGGCCGCCGTGGATATCGCCATGCAGGAGCCGGGTGAGAAAATTTTTGTCTTCGGCAATGCCCCGACCGCCCTGTTCCGCGTGCTGGAACACACAGAAAAACCGGTTGCCGTTGTCGGCGTGCCGGTCGGTTTTGTCGGCGCGGCAGAATCCAAAGATGCGCTGGCAGAAAGTTCACTGCCGTGTATCGCCGCGCTCGGCCGTAAAGGCGGCAGTAACGTGGCCGCCGCGATTATCAACGCCATCCTTTACCGGATGCCGGAGGCGTAA
- a CDS encoding GHMP kinase, whose amino-acid sequence MAEAHCPASCGELLQGWILGGEKLVSCPINWYSYVSVEEGVPLGLERPRMRQMLERVLKHLDIVPEATGMLRIEYESTIPVGKGLASSTADIAATAQATARFYGHELSPETLAELCVAVEPTDSTLFSSLTLFDHQTAETQISLGWAPDLKLLLLESPDVVLTEDFHKRDRRAALLAREPLLAQAWKLLTAACEQQDPQRLGEAATLSAIASQDLLPKPGFSELHALADKGKIYGLNVAHSGSVAGLIYDDTLHDKDFIYDWIQRHQLDRFYPQVHEVSMAPGGVR is encoded by the coding sequence ATGGCTGAGGCACATTGTCCGGCATCCTGCGGAGAATTGTTGCAGGGATGGATCCTCGGGGGAGAAAAACTGGTTTCCTGCCCCATCAACTGGTACAGCTATGTCTCGGTGGAAGAAGGTGTTCCGCTGGGGCTGGAACGGCCCCGCATGCGCCAGATGCTGGAACGCGTACTGAAACATCTGGATATCGTGCCGGAAGCCACCGGTATGCTGCGGATCGAATATGAATCCACCATCCCCGTCGGTAAAGGGCTGGCTAGCAGCACAGCGGATATTGCCGCCACCGCCCAGGCGACCGCACGTTTTTACGGCCATGAATTATCACCGGAAACTCTCGCAGAACTCTGTGTGGCGGTTGAACCGACAGACAGCACGCTCTTTTCCTCCCTGACACTGTTTGACCACCAGACGGCTGAGACACAAATATCACTCGGCTGGGCGCCGGATCTGAAACTGCTGCTGCTGGAAAGTCCGGATGTGGTACTGACGGAAGATTTCCACAAGCGCGACCGCCGGGCCGCATTGCTGGCGCGGGAACCTCTGCTGGCTCAGGCCTGGAAACTGCTTACCGCCGCCTGTGAACAACAGGATCCGCAGCGACTGGGCGAAGCAGCCACTTTGAGTGCGATCGCCAGCCAGGATCTGCTGCCCAAACCCGGTTTCAGCGAGCTGCATGCCCTTGCAGATAAAGGAAAGATTTACGGTCTGAATGTCGCCCACAGCGGCAGCGTGGCCGGGCTTATCTATGATGACACCCTGCACGATAAAGATTTTATTTATGACTGGATCCAGCGGCATCAGCTGGACAGATTCTACCCTCAGGTGCATGAGGTGAGCATGGCGCCGGGCGGCGTCCGCTAA
- the cobD gene encoding threonine-phosphate decarboxylase CobD has translation MSEHGGNVVEVAELLGISPASIFDFSANINPLGPPERVKAIIRDNLSVIERYPDIEYRYLHAALAKGAGCELGQVIAGNGETELIYALVRHLNPHSALLLTPGFAEYRRALEQQGCDIIEHPLTEENDFQPDESLLADIEARRPDCVFIATPNNPTGLMPDTALLHKLVSLCESRHIHLIVDEAFIDFLPEGSPLTARLPETRYLYLLRSLTKFFAIPGLRLGYLLCGDSHIISNLKAWREPWTINGLAALVGEALLDDEDYIRKTQDFIAAQREYLCNELRQFPLLKIRQPSANYIFIRCLNGVELQSALLKYKLLIRRCQNYPGLDGSYYRIAVRSQAENRHLIGALKQVFQHG, from the coding sequence ATGAGCGAACACGGTGGTAATGTGGTAGAGGTGGCTGAGCTCCTCGGCATCTCACCCGCATCTATCTTCGATTTCAGTGCCAATATTAACCCGCTGGGGCCGCCCGAGAGGGTTAAAGCCATCATCCGCGATAACCTGTCAGTTATTGAACGCTACCCGGATATTGAATACCGCTATCTGCATGCCGCACTGGCCAAAGGTGCGGGTTGTGAACTGGGGCAGGTCATTGCCGGTAACGGAGAGACGGAACTGATTTACGCGCTGGTGCGCCATCTCAACCCCCACAGCGCATTACTGTTAACCCCCGGATTTGCCGAATACCGCAGAGCACTGGAACAGCAGGGCTGCGATATCATCGAACACCCGCTGACGGAAGAGAATGATTTCCAGCCGGATGAATCCCTGCTGGCGGATATTGAAGCCCGCCGCCCGGACTGTGTGTTTATCGCCACACCGAATAACCCGACCGGTCTGATGCCGGATACCGCACTGCTGCACAAACTGGTGTCCCTGTGCGAATCCCGCCATATTCATCTGATTGTCGATGAAGCGTTTATTGATTTTCTGCCGGAAGGATCACCGCTGACAGCGCGCCTGCCGGAAACCCGCTACCTTTATCTGCTGCGTTCGCTGACAAAATTCTTCGCCATTCCCGGTCTGCGCCTCGGTTATCTGCTGTGCGGCGACAGCCACATTATCAGTAATCTGAAAGCCTGGCGTGAGCCGTGGACTATCAATGGTCTGGCTGCGCTGGTGGGTGAAGCACTGCTGGATGATGAAGACTATATCCGCAAAACACAGGATTTTATTGCCGCCCAGCGGGAATACCTGTGCAATGAACTGCGGCAGTTTCCGCTGCTGAAAATCCGGCAGCCATCGGCAAACTATATCTTTATCCGCTGCCTGAACGGCGTGGAACTCCAGTCCGCTCTGCTGAAATATAAGCTGCTGATCCGCCGCTGTCAGAACTACCCGGGGCTGGATGGCTCTTATTACCGGATCGCGGTCCGCAGTCAGGCGGAGAACCGTCATCTTATCGGCGCATTAAAACAGGTATTTCAACATGGCTGA
- the glmL gene encoding methylaspartate mutase accessory protein GlmL, with protein sequence MINVSIDIGSTWTKGAVFDVGSDDHIELKNYALTPTTIDHLADGFFTVLNKILNVSDARPLLEAGKVNINYSSSAKGGLAVAALGLVPTITLESAKVTAHSAGAKVSQHFAYKLNRTDIRKLEQTPPDIFLFTGGTDGGDVGYGLQNAKMLAESDLNCSIIYAGNRDIQDDIAEILGHKELTVVNNILPSLDSPNPFDARKAICDIFLKKIVKGKGLDVIVEQTGEEPRPTPFSVFELVQQIRDNVPGWEEFVLMDMGGATTDIYSSCNNSLLPDTILHGIPEPKVKRTVEGDLGMRVSAVIAGEAGRELAEAQFVNHPEQLDAFYRYTRYVNEHPDYLPQTDEERVYDHLLAGICVALGTERHAGTKQQVTTCAGTVDLQIGRDLSRVSKIIGTGGWLSRTADFDIKQYMRYRKFDNKGRQILLPDEFEYYRDSQGLFPLLANVACRYPKAAAQTGVQILTR encoded by the coding sequence ATGATCAACGTCTCGATAGATATCGGTTCAACCTGGACAAAAGGTGCCGTGTTCGACGTGGGAAGTGATGATCATATTGAATTAAAGAATTATGCCCTGACCCCCACGACGATTGACCATCTGGCAGACGGATTTTTCACTGTACTGAATAAAATCCTCAATGTGTCCGATGCGCGTCCTTTACTGGAAGCCGGGAAAGTTAACATTAACTATTCCTCTTCCGCCAAAGGCGGGTTAGCGGTAGCGGCACTGGGTCTGGTTCCGACAATTACCCTTGAGTCAGCAAAAGTCACTGCTCACTCAGCGGGCGCAAAAGTGTCTCAGCACTTTGCGTACAAGCTCAACCGGACTGATATCCGCAAACTCGAACAGACACCCCCGGATATTTTCCTGTTCACCGGCGGGACGGATGGCGGCGATGTCGGATACGGATTACAAAACGCAAAAATGCTGGCGGAATCCGATCTGAACTGTTCCATCATTTATGCGGGTAACCGTGATATTCAGGACGATATTGCTGAGATCCTCGGCCATAAAGAACTGACTGTCGTTAACAACATTTTACCGAGTCTGGATAGTCCGAACCCGTTTGATGCGCGTAAAGCTATCTGTGACATTTTTCTGAAAAAGATTGTGAAGGGCAAGGGACTGGACGTCATTGTTGAACAGACCGGCGAAGAGCCGCGTCCGACACCATTCTCTGTCTTTGAGTTAGTACAGCAAATCCGTGACAACGTTCCCGGCTGGGAAGAGTTTGTGCTGATGGATATGGGTGGCGCAACGACGGATATTTATTCGTCCTGCAACAACAGCTTACTGCCGGATACCATTTTACACGGGATTCCGGAGCCGAAAGTGAAACGGACTGTGGAAGGTGACCTTGGCATGCGTGTATCGGCGGTAATCGCCGGTGAGGCAGGCCGCGAATTAGCCGAAGCGCAGTTTGTGAATCATCCGGAGCAGCTGGATGCCTTTTACCGCTACACCCGTTATGTCAATGAGCACCCTGATTATCTGCCTCAGACGGACGAAGAACGTGTTTATGACCATCTGTTAGCCGGTATTTGTGTCGCACTGGGGACTGAACGCCATGCGGGCACAAAACAGCAGGTGACCACCTGTGCAGGTACGGTGGATTTACAGATTGGCCGTGATTTATCACGGGTCAGCAAAATCATCGGTACCGGCGGCTGGTTGTCGCGGACAGCTGATTTTGACATTAAACAGTATATGCGGTACCGCAAATTCGATAACAAAGGCCGTCAGATTCTGCTGCCGGACGAATTTGAGTACTACCGGGATTCACAAGGGTTATTTCCTCTGTTAGCCAACGTCGCCTGCCGGTATCCGAAAGCAGCAGCTCAGACCGGCGTGCAGATTTTGACCAGATAG
- a CDS encoding methylaspartate mutase subunit E has translation MELKNKKIAIDDFMAERKDVLKTWVTGKDVENFEDGVKYQATISEDKNFAKKLFEADRDGITLSQPRAGVALIEEHIELLKKLQKECDLLPTTIDAYTRLNRYEEAAVGIQKSVEAGTSKLNGLPVVNHGVAACRHITESLDKPLQIRHGTPDARLLCEISMASGFTSYEGGGISYNIPYAKRVTLEKSIRDWQYCDRVIGLYEENGIRINREPFGPLTGTLIPPFISHTVAIIEGLVALEQGVKSITVGYGQVGNLVQDIAAIRSLRELSHEYFRAYGYEDYELSTVFHQWMGGFPEDESRAAAVISWGAAVAGMSGATKVITKSPHEAFGIPTAEANCQGLRASNQMLNMVRDQKFPPCKDVDLEVELIKREVRAVMKKVLELGNGDIAVGTVRAFEAGVLDIPFAPAMCNSGKMMPIRDNNGAIRVFDAGAVPLPDDVLSMHHDFVAERAREEGREASFQMIIDDINAVSHSKLVGRP, from the coding sequence ATGGAACTGAAGAATAAAAAAATTGCAATCGACGACTTCATGGCCGAGCGCAAAGACGTATTAAAGACCTGGGTGACAGGGAAAGACGTGGAAAACTTTGAAGATGGTGTCAAATATCAGGCGACTATCTCTGAAGATAAAAACTTTGCCAAAAAATTATTCGAAGCTGACCGCGACGGCATCACATTAAGCCAGCCGCGTGCAGGTGTTGCCTTAATCGAAGAGCACATCGAGCTGCTGAAAAAACTGCAGAAAGAGTGTGACCTGCTGCCGACCACTATCGATGCGTATACCCGTCTGAACCGTTATGAAGAAGCGGCAGTCGGTATCCAGAAATCTGTTGAAGCCGGTACCTCTAAACTGAACGGCCTGCCGGTGGTTAACCACGGTGTTGCAGCCTGCCGTCACATCACTGAATCCCTGGATAAACCACTGCAGATCCGTCACGGAACCCCGGATGCACGTCTGCTATGTGAAATCTCCATGGCGAGTGGTTTCACCAGTTACGAAGGCGGCGGTATCTCCTATAACATCCCTTACGCAAAACGCGTCACCCTGGAAAAATCCATCCGTGACTGGCAGTACTGCGACCGCGTAATCGGTTTATATGAAGAAAACGGTATCCGTATCAACCGCGAACCATTCGGTCCGTTAACCGGTACGCTGATCCCGCCATTCATTTCCCACACTGTGGCAATCATCGAAGGTCTGGTGGCGCTGGAGCAGGGCGTTAAATCCATCACCGTCGGTTACGGCCAGGTCGGTAACTTAGTGCAGGATATCGCGGCAATCCGCTCCCTGCGTGAACTGTCTCATGAATATTTCCGCGCTTACGGCTACGAAGATTATGAGCTGAGTACCGTATTCCACCAGTGGATGGGCGGTTTCCCTGAAGATGAATCCCGTGCGGCGGCAGTTATCTCCTGGGGTGCGGCGGTTGCCGGTATGTCCGGTGCAACCAAAGTAATCACCAAGTCTCCGCATGAAGCATTCGGTATCCCGACTGCGGAAGCGAACTGCCAGGGTCTGCGTGCCTCCAACCAGATGCTGAACATGGTCCGCGACCAGAAATTCCCGCCGTGCAAAGACGTGGATCTGGAAGTGGAACTGATTAAACGCGAAGTCCGCGCAGTGATGAAGAAAGTCCTTGAACTAGGTAACGGCGACATTGCAGTCGGTACTGTCCGCGCATTCGAAGCCGGTGTTCTGGATATTCCGTTCGCTCCTGCGATGTGTAACTCCGGCAAGATGATGCCTATCCGCGACAACAACGGTGCAATCCGTGTGTTCGACGCAGGCGCGGTTCCGCTGCCGGATGACGTTCTGTCCATGCACCATGATTTCGTTGCTGAGCGTGCCCGCGAAGAGGGTCGTGAAGCTTCATTCCAGATGATTATTGATGATATTAACGCAGTATCTCACAGTAAATTAGTAGGAAGACCATAA
- the cbiB gene encoding adenosylcobinamide-phosphate synthase CbiB produces the protein MTLLSWLAAFLLDWRLGDPEHWPHPIRWIGNAIRKTEGVIRRRCQSGAALRRGGAVLWIVIVGGTWAVSYGVLALAFYLETSLGWLVTIWMTYTVLATRCLQDAAMRVYDALKADDLDESREKLSWIVGRDTRELTPPQITRAVTETVAENTTDGVIAPLFFLLLGGAPLAMAYKAVNTLDSMVGYKNEKYGDIGMFSARADDVANYIPARLSWLLFTFAAFVLKYRYREAFRTGLRDHANHRSPNSGWSEATVAGALGVQLGGPNTYFGQLVDKPWIGDNTRDINADDILSTIRLMWVASSAALALFAVIHLLAQWIL, from the coding sequence ATGACGTTGCTCAGCTGGCTGGCCGCTTTCCTGCTCGACTGGCGCCTCGGTGACCCGGAGCACTGGCCGCACCCGATCCGCTGGATTGGCAACGCCATCCGTAAAACCGAAGGTGTGATCCGCCGCCGCTGTCAGAGCGGTGCGGCACTGCGCCGTGGCGGAGCCGTGTTGTGGATTGTGATCGTCGGCGGCACCTGGGCGGTGAGTTACGGCGTGCTGGCGCTGGCGTTTTATCTGGAAACCAGTCTCGGCTGGCTCGTCACCATCTGGATGACCTACACCGTTCTTGCCACCCGCTGTTTACAGGATGCGGCGATGCGGGTGTATGACGCGCTGAAAGCGGATGATCTGGATGAGAGCCGTGAAAAATTATCATGGATCGTCGGGCGTGATACCCGGGAGCTGACACCGCCGCAAATCACCCGCGCGGTAACCGAAACCGTCGCGGAAAATACCACCGACGGCGTAATCGCCCCGCTGTTCTTCTTATTACTGGGTGGCGCGCCGCTGGCGATGGCCTATAAAGCGGTGAATACCCTGGACTCGATGGTCGGCTATAAAAATGAAAAGTACGGCGATATCGGTATGTTTTCCGCCCGTGCGGATGATGTCGCCAACTATATCCCGGCGCGTCTGAGCTGGCTGCTGTTCACCTTCGCCGCCTTTGTTCTGAAATACCGTTACCGCGAGGCTTTCCGCACCGGATTACGTGATCACGCCAATCACCGCAGCCCGAACAGCGGCTGGTCCGAAGCGACTGTCGCCGGCGCACTCGGTGTACAGCTGGGCGGGCCGAATACCTATTTCGGTCAGCTGGTGGATAAGCCGTGGATCGGCGACAACACCCGCGACATCAATGCAGACGATATTCTCAGCACCATCCGGCTGATGTGGGTTGCCTCCTCCGCCGCACTGGCGCTGTTCGCCGTCATTCATCTTCTGGCACAGTGGATTTTGTAA
- a CDS encoding precorrin-2 dehydrogenase/sirohydrochlorin ferrochelatase family protein, which produces MIQTTDSDAVRKGDTMLRYPLFCDLQGKTCLVVGGGEVAAHKCRTLLQAGAHVTVIARWFHGDLTALAGNPHLTLTEADFDAALWPQGCWLAFAATDSPEVNQQVLEQANARHCFCNVTDAPESASFISPATIDVPPVQIALTCGGNPVYTQFLKHRVMQAIPADAPVKLRAAARLREQVKATNASRDAKRLFWQKFFTDTALEQLLPLEDEELLTDYLNYLLAQFTEEHGIR; this is translated from the coding sequence ATGATTCAGACAACTGATTCTGACGCTGTCCGCAAAGGAGACACTATGCTGCGTTATCCGCTGTTTTGTGATTTACAGGGAAAGACCTGTCTGGTCGTGGGGGGCGGGGAAGTTGCCGCCCATAAATGCCGGACACTGTTACAGGCCGGGGCGCATGTCACCGTCATTGCCCGCTGGTTCCACGGAGATCTCACCGCTCTGGCGGGAAATCCGCATCTTACGCTGACAGAAGCGGACTTTGATGCTGCACTGTGGCCGCAGGGCTGTTGGCTGGCCTTTGCCGCGACAGACTCACCGGAGGTAAATCAGCAGGTGCTGGAACAGGCCAATGCCCGTCACTGCTTCTGTAACGTGACTGACGCGCCGGAAAGCGCCTCATTTATCTCCCCGGCCACCATTGATGTCCCGCCGGTTCAGATTGCGCTGACCTGCGGCGGAAACCCGGTCTATACACAGTTTCTGAAACACCGTGTTATGCAGGCGATTCCGGCGGATGCCCCGGTGAAGCTGCGTGCCGCCGCACGGCTGCGCGAGCAGGTTAAAGCCACCAATGCTTCCCGCGATGCCAAACGGCTGTTCTGGCAGAAGTTCTTTACCGACACCGCCCTGGAACAACTCCTGCCGCTGGAAGATGAGGAACTGCTGACTGACTACCTTAATTACCTGCTGGCTCAGTTTACCGAAGAGCACGGAATCCGCTGA
- the cobA gene encoding uroporphyrinogen-III C-methyltransferase: MSKGKVWLVGAGPGDASLITVKGLHCIRHAEVLVHDRLVNPELIACAPADCKIINVGKTPNHHPVPQEEINAILVKYAAEGKNVVRLKGGDPYVFGRGGEEAESLAENGLDFEVIPGISSSIGGLAYAGIPVTHRDHASSFHVVTGHMCQGNEPQNWNALAALNGTLVILMGMTRLAEISQLLIDGGKSPDTPAAVVMYASQQRQQVVTATLATLPEEAARHKLHPPALIVVGNVVNLHQILAFAATQIDITQEAPLEAAS; encoded by the coding sequence ATGAGCAAAGGTAAAGTATGGCTGGTCGGAGCCGGACCCGGAGATGCATCATTAATTACCGTAAAGGGACTTCACTGTATACGTCATGCCGAAGTGCTGGTGCATGACCGTCTTGTCAATCCTGAGTTGATCGCCTGTGCACCGGCGGACTGTAAAATCATCAATGTCGGTAAAACACCGAATCATCATCCGGTGCCGCAGGAAGAAATCAATGCCATTCTGGTGAAATATGCCGCAGAAGGCAAAAATGTGGTGCGCCTGAAAGGCGGGGATCCGTATGTGTTCGGCCGCGGCGGCGAAGAAGCGGAATCCCTGGCGGAGAACGGCCTCGATTTTGAGGTTATCCCGGGCATCAGTTCCTCCATCGGCGGGCTGGCGTATGCGGGGATCCCGGTGACTCACCGCGATCACGCATCAAGCTTCCATGTGGTCACCGGCCATATGTGTCAGGGGAATGAGCCTCAGAACTGGAATGCACTGGCTGCCCTTAACGGCACCCTGGTGATCCTGATGGGGATGACCCGTCTGGCCGAAATCAGTCAGCTCCTGATCGACGGCGGAAAATCACCGGATACCCCGGCTGCCGTGGTCATGTATGCCAGCCAGCAGCGCCAGCAGGTGGTTACCGCCACCCTCGCCACTTTACCGGAAGAGGCTGCGCGTCATAAATTACATCCGCCGGCACTGATTGTCGTCGGTAATGTGGTGAATCTGCACCAAATTCTGGCGTTTGCCGCCACACAAATTGATATTACGCAGGAAGCCCCATTAGAAGCTGCGTCATAG
- a CDS encoding cobyrinate a,c-diamide synthase: protein MNKAQKQVFVIAGTSSGCGKTTITLGIMRALSARGLRVQPCKVGPDYLDSSWHTAVTGVPSRNLDAFMLPESVLTPQFRHYMQDKDAGVIEGVMGLYDGFGTDPHYCSTAAMAKQLDCPVIMLVDGKAVSTSIAATVMGFQHFDPSLNIAGVLINRVNSDSHFQLLKHAIEHYCHVPVIGYVPVMSDIELPSRHLGLIPPQEQAQQTERWQRLADQIEKTVDVDKLLSLTHWQAQADSTPIQLTTPGAGHGLTVAVADDAAFNFYYPDNLDLLRQSGAEIVTFSPLNDSVLPDPCHMIYIGGGYPEVYAEKLSSNTAMRDALLAAHQRGIPVYAECGGLMYLGETLTDSSGNTFPMTGIIAGHSTMGNRLKRFGYCEGTALTDTTLVRAGERLRGHEFHYSDFETDLPSAFEFIKERDGEILKRWRGGYQVGNTFAGYLHVHFAQRPGLLDHWFALARSVL, encoded by the coding sequence ATGAATAAGGCACAAAAACAGGTCTTCGTAATCGCGGGCACCAGCAGCGGCTGCGGAAAAACCACCATTACCCTCGGGATCATGCGGGCACTCAGTGCACGCGGATTGCGTGTCCAGCCCTGCAAAGTCGGCCCTGATTACCTCGACAGCAGCTGGCATACCGCCGTCACCGGCGTACCTTCCCGTAACCTGGATGCCTTTATGCTGCCGGAGTCCGTTCTGACCCCGCAATTCCGTCATTATATGCAGGACAAAGACGCCGGTGTGATTGAGGGCGTGATGGGCCTGTATGACGGCTTCGGTACCGACCCTCACTATTGCAGCACTGCCGCGATGGCAAAACAGCTGGACTGCCCGGTGATTATGCTGGTCGACGGCAAAGCGGTTTCCACTTCTATTGCCGCCACGGTGATGGGATTTCAGCATTTTGATCCGTCACTGAATATCGCCGGGGTGCTGATTAACCGGGTTAACAGTGACAGTCATTTCCAGCTCCTGAAACACGCGATTGAACACTACTGCCATGTGCCGGTGATCGGCTACGTGCCGGTGATGAGTGATATTGAACTCCCTTCCCGTCATCTGGGGCTGATCCCGCCGCAGGAGCAGGCACAGCAGACTGAACGCTGGCAGCGCCTGGCCGATCAGATAGAAAAAACCGTTGATGTGGATAAGCTGCTTTCCCTGACACACTGGCAGGCACAGGCAGACAGCACACCAATACAGCTCACCACCCCCGGTGCCGGGCACGGGCTGACTGTCGCCGTGGCGGATGATGCCGCTTTTAACTTCTATTATCCTGATAATCTCGATTTACTGCGTCAGAGCGGCGCGGAGATTGTCACATTCAGCCCGCTCAATGACAGTGTTCTGCCGGATCCGTGCCATATGATTTACATCGGCGGCGGTTATCCGGAAGTCTATGCTGAAAAACTTTCATCTAACACCGCGATGCGGGACGCACTGCTGGCGGCGCATCAGCGCGGTATTCCTGTTTATGCGGAGTGCGGCGGATTGATGTATCTCGGTGAAACCCTGACAGACAGCAGCGGCAACACCTTCCCGATGACCGGCATCATTGCCGGACACAGCACCATGGGTAACCGACTGAAGCGCTTTGGTTACTGTGAAGGTACCGCACTGACAGACACCACTCTGGTTCGTGCCGGTGAACGCCTGCGCGGTCACGAGTTTCATTATTCTGATTTTGAGACTGATCTGCCGTCTGCTTTTGAGTTTATCAAAGAGCGCGACGGCGAAATCCTCAAACGCTGGCGCGGCGGTTATCAGGTCGGAAATACCTTTGCCGGATATCTGCATGTGCATTTTGCCCAGCGTCCGGGGTTATTGGATCACTGGTTTGCCCTGGCACGGAGTGTGTTATGA